A region of the Streptomyces sp. NBC_00442 genome:
GTAGGTGACTTCGGCCCGCGTCTTGCGTTCGACGTGGCGGCGGTCGGGCCGGCCGTCGCCACGGATGCCGACCGTGACGCGCCCGTGTTCCGCTACCTGCCCAGCAGTCGGCCTGCGACAAGCGCCTGAACGCCGCTGGGCCGCTGGGCCGCTGACCAGCCAGGTGATCGAAGCCCTGGCCCGGCAGGTCCCGACCTGGCAGGACGGCTGCGGTTGACCGACTCCACACCGTTTAGGCTCTGGTCGTCACACGGCGGCAGCCACGGAGGGACTCGCCGACGATGTTCGGTAAGCGCAAGCCGCAGGAACCGGTGCCTCCGGTGGAAGCCGTCGACTGGAGGGGCGTACGCCGCTTCACCATCGGAAGGACCGAGCGATCGGTCGTCCATGGAAAGAAACCGCAGATCGGGCGTCTTGCCGTGCGGGTCCCCCGGCAGGCGAAGGACGTCCGCACCTTTGCGCCGTGTGCGTATTTCCGGACCGATCTGCCGGGGAACCCCGTGCGTGAGCCCATCCTCTACGAGGACGAAACCACCCAGCGGGTTCTGTGCGCCGTGGACGGCCCCGTGGACGTCGGCAAGGAGGCCCACCGTTCCATTCGGGACGGTGCGGGCCAGGTGATCGGTACGATCCGCCGTATTCCCTCCACGAACAAACTGGTTCACCACACTTGGCGCATCGACCAGCCGGACCACCCCGAGATCTCGGGCCACAGCAAGTGGTCCCTCACGAACAACAGCCCCAAGGTTCTGGCTCTGCGCGGCCTCGAATCGGCACTCAATGTGTTTCTGGAGGCGGCGGCGGACGGCGACGTCCCGCCTTCGCAGGGCCGCACCCTCGAATGGAAATGCACGGACGAGCTGGTGATGGTCTCCAAGGGGCTTCCGACGATCGACAGCAGCATCGATTTCTCCATCAGGGCGGGGTGGTTGGACCGCCGCCTGGCTTTCGCCTTCGCAATGATCGCGGACTTCCCCGAGAAGTAGGACAGCCGACCGCGCATCCTTCAGACGTTCGGACGCAATCATCCAGTCGTTGACGGGTGGTTCGGGGGCGTGGTCGCGGTGGACGTAGCGGGCTTTGGTGCCCTCCCCGACGCGTACCGCGGTGCCGCCCTCGGTCCACGCCTTGAGCCAGCCCACGACCGTCCGCCGGGTCGTGCCGTACTCGTCTGCGAGCGCGCGAGCGATGGCGGAGGCCCCGGTGCCGTCCGGCCCGGCGGCGAGCAGAGCGGCGAGCGCGGCCCGCTGTGCGGGACTGTCCTGCTCGGCCTCACCCCGCAGCGCGGACAGATTCAGCCCGTCACCCTGCCTGCTCGACGCGGCCGCAGCGTCGGACGGCATCCCGGTGTCGGCGGGCAGGGGGGACTTCCCCGGGAGTTCCCGAGGGCCTTCAGGGACCTAGGAGGCGTCCGGGGTCCACGCCGCGACCAGGTTCAGGAGGCCGGGGAAGCGGTGGTTGAGGTCGTCGACGCGTACGTGGCTGCGGCGTTCGAGCCCGTACTGGCGCTGCCGGGTGATGCCCGCCTCGCGCAGCGCCTTGAAGTGGTGGGTGAGCGAGGACTTGGGGCGGTCGAGGCCGAACCAGCCGCAGGAGTGGTCGAAGTCCTCGGACTCCAGGAGCAGTTTGCGCACGATACCCAGACGCAGGGGGTCGCTCAGCGCCCCGAGCACGGTCTCCAACCGCAGGTCGTCGACGGCCGGTTCGGGCAGCGGCGCGGGCAGCCCGTCGGGCTCCGCGGCGACCTTGATCGTCATGACCATCTCCTTGGCTCCCCGTTTCCGATGCTCATCGCCTCGATCGCTGTACGAGTTGAATCGTACTGCATGCTAAGTTCGATTCAACTCGTACAAGAGCCTTCGGAGGGGACAGCCATGCCCGAGAGTCGAACCCTGCCCGCTGCCACGGCGTCGCCCTCCAGGAGCCTGCGGGTCCCCAAGGACGGTGA
Encoded here:
- a CDS encoding ArsR/SmtB family transcription factor, which codes for MTIKVAAEPDGLPAPLPEPAVDDLRLETVLGALSDPLRLGIVRKLLLESEDFDHSCGWFGLDRPKSSLTHHFKALREAGITRQRQYGLERRSHVRVDDLNHRFPGLLNLVAAWTPDAS